A window of Rhizobium acidisoli contains these coding sequences:
- a CDS encoding cell division protein FtsQ/DivIB has product MFALTVKRIGRPSHHAVLPAMEAEERFVLPRPLRRVTRFLISLGSGRIYIPAHAGTISALAFLAATGLYGMSLGGHTEAVAQATTTAAGFAIEDVKVSGNSETSEIEILQLIGLDGTTSLVALDVDAARRKIAHLAWVESVEVRKIYPKTIEVKLKERQAYAIWQHGQELSLIEKNGSVIAPLRDNKFSSLPLVVGRDAETAAASLDEAFSKWPDVKARVKAYVWISGRRWDLHMDNGVVVKLPEDGIDQALATLSKFDKEHQLLERDIAAVDLRLSDRTAIQLTPEAAVRRQTAVTERTKELKKAGQNI; this is encoded by the coding sequence TTGTTTGCGTTGACAGTCAAGAGGATAGGGCGCCCCAGCCATCATGCCGTGCTTCCGGCCATGGAAGCCGAAGAGCGATTCGTCCTGCCGCGTCCGCTGCGCCGCGTTACCCGTTTCCTCATCAGCCTCGGCAGCGGCCGCATCTACATCCCGGCCCATGCCGGCACGATCTCGGCGCTGGCTTTCCTGGCCGCGACCGGGCTTTACGGCATGTCGCTCGGCGGCCACACCGAAGCCGTTGCGCAGGCGACGACGACGGCGGCGGGTTTTGCGATCGAGGACGTGAAGGTCTCCGGCAATTCGGAGACGTCTGAAATCGAGATCCTGCAACTGATCGGCCTCGACGGCACGACCTCGCTGGTCGCCCTCGACGTCGATGCCGCCCGCCGGAAGATCGCCCATCTTGCCTGGGTCGAAAGTGTCGAGGTTCGCAAGATCTATCCGAAGACGATCGAGGTGAAGCTCAAGGAGCGTCAGGCCTATGCGATCTGGCAGCACGGGCAGGAGCTTTCGCTGATCGAAAAGAACGGCAGCGTCATTGCGCCGCTGCGCGACAATAAATTTTCGTCGCTGCCGCTCGTTGTCGGCCGCGATGCGGAAACGGCAGCGGCGTCGCTCGACGAGGCCTTCTCGAAGTGGCCCGACGTCAAGGCTCGCGTGAAGGCCTATGTCTGGATATCAGGCCGTCGCTGGGACCTGCATATGGATAACGGCGTCGTCGTCAAATTGCCGGAAGACGGTATCGACCAGGCGCTGGCGACGCTTTCGAAGTTCGACAAGGAGCACCAGCTCCTGGAGCGGGACATTGCCGCGGTCGATCTCAGGCTGTCCGACAGAACCGCGATCCAGCTGACGCCGGAGGCGGCAGTCCGCCGTCAGACGGCTGTGACGGAGCGCACCAAGGAATTGAAGAAGGCGGGGCAGAATATATGA
- the murG gene encoding undecaprenyldiphospho-muramoylpentapeptide beta-N-acetylglucosaminyltransferase — MSKGIVLLAAGGTGGHVFPAEALAFKLKERGYSVHLVTDSRAERYAGKFPAEEIHVVPSATIGSKNPVAVARSLWTLWSGMRAAKKLIQRLKPVIVVGFGGYPTVPPLLAATRLGVPTMIHEQNAVMGRANKALATRVQGIAGGFLPEGGGAFPEKTVTTGNPVRPAIIAAAEVPYTPSHPGEAFNLVVFGGSQGAQYFSKALPTAISLLDDALRLRLRITQQVRPEDMEMVGGCVAKLEMGADIAPFFTDMAERLAKAHLVICRSGASTISEISVIGRPAVLVPYPHALDHDQAANAAALAATGGAKVIAQSELSPEKIAAILTAVMNDPEKLSHMAAAAKLAGKPDAANLLADMVEAIAAGRTIAELKRTRA, encoded by the coding sequence ATGAGCAAAGGCATCGTGCTGCTTGCCGCCGGGGGAACCGGCGGCCATGTGTTCCCGGCGGAGGCGCTGGCCTTCAAGCTGAAGGAGCGCGGCTACTCGGTGCATCTCGTCACCGACAGCCGGGCCGAGCGCTATGCCGGCAAGTTCCCGGCCGAAGAGATCCATGTCGTGCCGTCGGCGACGATCGGCTCGAAGAACCCGGTCGCTGTCGCCCGCTCGCTGTGGACGCTGTGGAGCGGCATGCGGGCGGCAAAGAAGCTGATCCAGCGGCTGAAGCCCGTCATCGTCGTCGGTTTCGGCGGTTATCCGACAGTGCCGCCGCTGCTTGCCGCCACAAGGCTTGGCGTGCCGACGATGATCCACGAGCAGAATGCGGTGATGGGCCGTGCCAACAAGGCCTTGGCGACCCGCGTGCAGGGTATCGCCGGCGGTTTCCTGCCGGAGGGGGGCGGCGCCTTCCCGGAGAAGACGGTGACGACGGGCAATCCGGTCCGCCCGGCAATCATCGCTGCCGCCGAGGTGCCTTACACGCCGTCTCATCCCGGCGAAGCCTTCAATCTTGTCGTCTTCGGCGGCAGCCAGGGCGCGCAATATTTCTCCAAGGCGCTGCCGACGGCGATCAGCCTGCTCGACGACGCGCTGCGTCTGCGACTGCGCATCACCCAGCAGGTGCGTCCCGAGGATATGGAAATGGTCGGCGGCTGCGTCGCTAAGCTGGAGATGGGGGCCGATATCGCGCCTTTCTTCACCGATATGGCCGAGAGGCTGGCGAAAGCCCATCTCGTCATTTGCCGCTCGGGCGCCTCGACGATTTCGGAGATCTCCGTCATCGGCCGGCCGGCGGTGCTGGTGCCTTACCCCCACGCTCTCGATCACGACCAGGCGGCGAATGCGGCAGCGCTGGCTGCGACCGGCGGGGCGAAGGTGATCGCCCAGTCGGAGCTTTCGCCGGAGAAGATCGCGGCGATCCTGACGGCTGTGATGAACGATCCGGAAAAGCTTTCGCATATGGCAGCGGCGGCGAAACTCGCCGGGAAACCCGATGCCGCGAACTTGCTTGCCGACATGGTTGAGGCTATTGCCGCCGGACGGACAATTGCGGAATTGAAGAGGACACGCGCATGA
- a CDS encoding UDP-glucose 4-epimerase family protein: MRCLITGAAGFVGGPLVERLHGERLWEVRVTTRSAAAGFPAEMRHFPIEISSETDWTAALDGVDVVVHLAARVHIMNDRAADPLTEFRRINTAATLNLAEQAARAGVKRFVFISSIKVNGEETERPFRHDDTPMPLDPYGVSKLESEIGLHEISARTGMEVVVIRPPLVYGPGARGNFALLVGLVRKKIPLPFASLKNHRTLVALPNLVDLIVTAMTHRDATGQTFLAGDGEDLSTPGLIEGIAAGLGLKPMLLPFPPALLQLGAKLTGKDAVYQRLCGSLQVDISHARDVLGWSPIVTPREGLKLAVK, translated from the coding sequence ATGCGATGCCTCATCACCGGCGCGGCCGGCTTTGTCGGCGGGCCTCTCGTCGAAAGACTGCATGGCGAGAGGCTGTGGGAGGTTCGGGTGACGACGCGATCCGCAGCCGCCGGCTTTCCGGCAGAGATGCGGCATTTCCCCATCGAGATATCCAGCGAAACGGACTGGACGGCCGCGCTCGACGGTGTCGACGTCGTTGTCCATCTCGCCGCCCGGGTGCACATCATGAATGACCGCGCGGCCGATCCTCTGACGGAATTCCGCCGGATCAACACCGCCGCCACGCTCAATCTCGCCGAGCAGGCCGCACGCGCCGGGGTAAAAAGGTTCGTTTTCATCAGCAGCATCAAAGTCAATGGTGAAGAAACCGAACGGCCCTTCCGCCACGACGATACGCCGATGCCGCTCGATCCCTATGGCGTTTCGAAGCTGGAAAGCGAAATCGGCCTGCATGAAATCTCAGCCCGAACAGGCATGGAAGTCGTCGTCATTCGCCCGCCCCTCGTCTACGGGCCTGGCGCCAGGGGCAACTTCGCCCTGCTCGTCGGACTTGTCCGGAAGAAGATACCGCTCCCCTTCGCGTCGCTGAAGAACCACCGCACACTGGTTGCGCTTCCAAATCTCGTCGACCTGATCGTCACGGCCATGACGCATCGGGATGCGACCGGCCAAACCTTTCTCGCAGGCGACGGAGAAGATCTCTCCACGCCCGGGCTCATCGAGGGCATTGCCGCAGGCTTGGGTCTCAAACCGATGCTGCTCCCCTTCCCCCCCGCCTTGCTGCAGCTGGGCGCAAAATTGACGGGAAAAGACGCCGTCTACCAGCGTCTTTGCGGTTCCCTGCAGGTCGACATATCCCACGCCCGCGACGTGCTCGGCTGGTCGCCCATCGTCACGCCGCGCGAAGGTCTGAAGCTTGCCGTGAAGTAA
- the aqpZ gene encoding aquaporin Z, producing MQKSLVAEFLGTFWLVFGGCGSAVLAAAYPELGIGFVGVAFAFGLTVLTMAYAVGGISGGHFNPAVSLGLTVAGRFPAARLLPYIGVQLVGAVAAAALLYLIASGKAGFELGGFAANGYGDHSPGGYSLLSALLIEVLLTMFFLIIILGSTSSRVPAGFAPLAIGLGLTLIHLISIPVTNTSVNPARSTGQALFVGGWALQQLWLFWIAPLAGGALGGLVWKVLDDAD from the coding sequence ATGCAAAAGAGTCTTGTTGCGGAGTTTCTCGGCACGTTCTGGCTTGTCTTTGGTGGATGCGGCAGCGCCGTCCTTGCCGCGGCCTATCCCGAATTGGGCATCGGTTTTGTCGGGGTGGCCTTTGCATTCGGCTTGACCGTGCTCACCATGGCCTATGCCGTGGGCGGTATTTCGGGCGGTCACTTCAACCCGGCCGTCTCCCTCGGCCTGACGGTCGCCGGACGGTTTCCTGCCGCACGCCTGCTTCCCTATATCGGCGTCCAGCTTGTCGGCGCCGTCGCCGCGGCCGCGCTGCTTTATCTCATTGCCAGCGGCAAGGCGGGTTTCGAACTCGGCGGCTTTGCCGCCAACGGCTATGGCGATCATTCCCCGGGCGGTTATTCGCTGCTTTCGGCACTGCTGATCGAAGTGCTGCTGACCATGTTCTTCCTGATCATCATCCTCGGATCGACCAGCAGCAGGGTGCCTGCGGGCTTCGCACCGCTTGCGATCGGCCTCGGGCTGACGCTGATCCATCTCATCTCCATCCCGGTGACAAATACCTCGGTCAATCCGGCGCGTTCCACCGGTCAGGCGCTTTTCGTCGGCGGCTGGGCATTGCAGCAGCTCTGGCTGTTCTGGATTGCACCGCTTGCTGGCGGGGCGCTCGGCGGCCTGGTGTGGAAGGTTCTCGACGACGCCGACTGA
- the murC gene encoding UDP-N-acetylmuramate--L-alanine ligase, giving the protein MKLPKAIGLVHFIGIGGIGMSGIAEVLHNLGHKVQGSDQADSANVQRLRDKGIEVFVGHRAENLGDAEVVVVSTAIKKSNPELIAAREKLLPVVRRAEMLAELMRFRNAIAIGGTHGKTTTTSLVATLLEAGGLDPTVINGGIINAYGTNARMGEGEWMVVEADESDGTFLKLPADVAVITNIDPEHLDHYGNFDAVRAAFRQFVENVPFYGFGVMCLDHPEVQSLVGRIEDRKIITYGENPQADVRFKNVRIDGTRSIFDVEIRRRRTGQVIELKGLVMPMPGRHNISNATAAIAVANRLGISSADIAKGLASFGGVKRRFTLTGEWNGVQIFDDYGHHPVEIKAVLRAAREACKGRIIAVHQPHRYSRLASLFEEFAACFNDADSIFLAPVYAAGEDPIAGIDSVSLVSRIKSGGHRDARFLNSAELLPQMVAEVAKPGDFVVLLGAGSITSWAAALPKQLEGLSGKSV; this is encoded by the coding sequence ATGAAACTGCCGAAGGCGATCGGCCTCGTTCATTTCATCGGCATCGGCGGCATCGGCATGAGCGGCATTGCCGAAGTGCTGCACAATCTCGGCCACAAGGTGCAGGGATCCGATCAGGCCGACAGCGCCAATGTCCAGCGCCTGCGCGACAAGGGTATCGAAGTGTTCGTCGGCCACCGGGCAGAGAACCTGGGTGATGCCGAAGTCGTCGTCGTTTCGACGGCGATCAAGAAGAGCAATCCGGAACTGATCGCCGCGCGCGAAAAGCTGCTGCCGGTGGTGCGCCGCGCCGAAATGCTTGCCGAACTGATGCGCTTCCGCAATGCGATCGCCATCGGCGGCACGCATGGCAAGACGACCACCACGTCGCTGGTCGCAACCCTGCTCGAAGCCGGCGGGCTCGACCCGACCGTCATCAACGGCGGCATTATCAATGCCTACGGCACCAATGCCCGTATGGGCGAGGGTGAGTGGATGGTGGTCGAGGCCGACGAATCCGACGGCACCTTCCTGAAGCTCCCTGCCGATGTCGCCGTCATCACCAATATCGACCCGGAGCATCTCGACCATTACGGCAATTTCGACGCCGTGCGCGCCGCCTTTAGGCAGTTCGTCGAGAACGTGCCGTTTTACGGTTTCGGCGTCATGTGCCTCGACCATCCCGAGGTGCAGTCGCTGGTCGGCCGCATCGAGGATCGCAAGATCATCACCTATGGCGAGAACCCGCAGGCCGACGTACGCTTCAAGAATGTGCGCATCGATGGCACACGCTCGATCTTCGACGTCGAAATCCGCCGCCGCCGCACCGGCCAGGTGATCGAGCTCAAGGGGCTGGTCATGCCGATGCCGGGGCGGCATAATATCTCCAACGCGACGGCGGCGATCGCCGTTGCCAACCGGCTCGGCATATCGAGCGCCGATATCGCCAAGGGACTTGCCTCCTTCGGTGGCGTCAAGCGCCGTTTCACGCTGACCGGCGAATGGAACGGGGTGCAGATCTTCGACGATTACGGCCACCATCCGGTCGAGATCAAAGCGGTGCTGCGCGCTGCCCGCGAAGCCTGCAAGGGGCGCATCATCGCGGTCCACCAGCCGCACCGCTACAGCCGCCTGGCAAGCCTGTTCGAGGAATTCGCCGCCTGCTTCAACGATGCCGACAGCATTTTCCTGGCGCCGGTCTATGCGGCAGGTGAAGATCCGATCGCGGGGATCGATTCCGTGTCGCTGGTCTCGCGGATAAAATCCGGCGGCCATCGCGACGCCCGCTTTCTGAACTCGGCGGAGCTTCTGCCGCAGATGGTTGCGGAGGTTGCAAAGCCCGGCGATTTCGTGGTTCTGTTGGGGGCTGGGAGCATCACATCCTGGGCGGCGGCGCTGCCCAAGCAACTGGAAGGCCTATCGGGAAAGTCCGTATGA
- the murD gene encoding UDP-N-acetylmuramoyl-L-alanine--D-glutamate ligase, with protein sequence MIPVTTLKDRKVALFGLGGSGLATARALVSGGAEVTAWDDNPDSVAKASAEGIRTEDLHSIDWSQQALFVLSPGVPLTHPKPHWTVDLARAAGVDIVGDVELFVRERRAHAPDCPFIAITGTNGKSTTTALIAHILKSAGYDTQLGGNIGTAVLTLDPPKAGRYYVVECSSYQIDLAPTLNPSAGILLNLTPDHLDRHGTMQHYADVKERLVAGSDVAIVGVDDSHSALIADRVERAGVKVVRISRRSVVASGVYAEGTRLIQAAGGAMLPFADLDGIQTLRGSHNAQNAAAAVAACLAVGVSADDISAGLASFPGLKHRMQPVGQRGRVVFVNDSKATNADAAAPALSSYDRIYWIAGGLPKSGGITTLAPYFPRIAKAYLIGEAAAEFAATLGEAVPYEISGTLERAVVHAAADAERDEAATSAVMLSPACASFDQYKNFEVRGEAFVGHVAALDGIAMLIGSATGEK encoded by the coding sequence ATGATCCCGGTCACGACGCTCAAGGACAGGAAGGTCGCGCTCTTCGGGCTCGGTGGCTCAGGCCTTGCCACCGCCCGGGCCCTGGTTTCAGGCGGCGCCGAGGTGACCGCCTGGGACGACAATCCCGACAGCGTCGCCAAGGCTTCCGCCGAAGGCATCCGCACCGAGGACCTGCACAGCATCGACTGGAGCCAGCAGGCGCTGTTCGTGCTCTCGCCCGGCGTGCCGCTCACCCATCCGAAGCCGCACTGGACCGTCGATCTTGCGCGCGCCGCCGGCGTCGATATCGTCGGCGATGTCGAGCTCTTCGTGCGCGAGCGCCGCGCCCATGCGCCGGATTGCCCGTTCATCGCCATCACGGGCACCAACGGCAAGTCGACGACGACGGCGCTGATTGCCCATATCCTGAAATCCGCAGGCTACGATACGCAGCTCGGCGGCAATATCGGCACCGCGGTTCTGACGCTCGATCCGCCGAAGGCCGGGCGTTATTACGTCGTCGAATGCTCCTCCTACCAGATCGATCTGGCGCCGACGCTGAACCCTTCCGCCGGCATCCTGCTCAACCTGACGCCCGATCATCTCGACCGTCACGGCACGATGCAGCATTACGCCGATGTCAAGGAACGGCTGGTCGCCGGCAGCGATGTGGCGATCGTCGGCGTCGACGACAGCCATTCGGCTCTGATTGCCGACCGCGTCGAGCGGGCGGGTGTCAAGGTGGTGCGCATTTCGCGCCGCAGCGTGGTGGCGTCAGGCGTTTATGCCGAGGGCACCAGGCTCATTCAGGCCGCCGGCGGCGCCATGCTGCCCTTCGCCGATCTCGATGGCATCCAGACGCTGCGCGGCAGCCATAATGCGCAGAACGCCGCCGCCGCTGTGGCCGCCTGTCTTGCCGTCGGTGTTTCCGCCGACGATATAAGCGCCGGCCTTGCCTCGTTCCCCGGCCTCAAGCACCGCATGCAGCCGGTGGGGCAGCGCGGCCGCGTCGTTTTCGTCAATGATTCCAAGGCGACCAATGCCGATGCTGCGGCACCGGCGCTTTCGAGCTATGATCGCATCTACTGGATCGCCGGCGGCCTGCCGAAATCAGGCGGCATCACCACGCTCGCTCCCTATTTTCCGCGCATCGCCAAAGCCTATCTGATCGGTGAGGCGGCGGCGGAATTCGCAGCGACGCTCGGCGAGGCCGTGCCTTACGAGATCTCGGGCACGCTGGAGCGCGCGGTCGTGCATGCGGCAGCCGATGCCGAGCGCGACGAGGCCGCCACTTCGGCCGTCATGTTATCCCCGGCTTGCGCAAGCTTCGATCAGTATAAGAATTTCGAAGTCAGGGGTGAAGCCTTCGTCGGACACGTGGCAGCGCTTGACGGGATTGCGATGCTGATCGGTTCGGCAACAGGAGAGAAATGA
- the ftsW gene encoding putative lipid II flippase FtsW produces MVSRAERGPLADWFWTIDRFFLAMFIFLMGIGFMLSFAASPAVAERIGLEPFHFVKRHAAFMIPSISVMLGLSFLTPRQVRRTAILLLIISLAMMVLVLFVGQEVKGGRRWIWIAGLSIQPSEFMKPAFVVVCAWLFAEHARQPEIPGNLFAIILFAIVAALLVAQPDLGQTILTTAVWGGMFFMAGMPWIWIMLLGIGGAGGLLSAYYVFPHVALRIDKFMTGEGDTFQIDTAREAIIRGSWFGQGPGEGIVKRIIPDAHTDFIFSVAAEEFGIVFCMALVALFTVLVLRGLSHAYRERNDFNRFAVAGLVLQMGIQSIINIGVNLELLPAKGMTLPLISYGGSSMVAICVTAGFILALTRHRPEKRAQDRSLFRVPHGMPAE; encoded by the coding sequence ATGGTAAGCCGCGCGGAACGTGGGCCTCTGGCCGATTGGTTCTGGACCATCGACCGCTTCTTCCTGGCGATGTTCATCTTCCTGATGGGCATCGGCTTCATGCTGTCGTTCGCGGCGTCTCCCGCGGTTGCCGAGCGCATCGGGCTCGAGCCCTTCCACTTCGTCAAGCGCCATGCGGCCTTCATGATCCCTTCGATCTCAGTCATGCTCGGACTATCGTTCCTGACGCCTCGGCAGGTGCGGCGAACGGCGATCCTGCTCTTGATCATCTCCCTCGCTATGATGGTGCTGGTGCTGTTCGTCGGGCAGGAGGTCAAGGGCGGCAGGCGCTGGATCTGGATTGCTGGCCTTTCCATCCAGCCGTCGGAATTCATGAAGCCCGCCTTCGTCGTGGTTTGCGCCTGGTTGTTTGCCGAACATGCGCGCCAGCCGGAGATTCCCGGCAATCTCTTCGCCATCATCCTGTTTGCCATCGTCGCCGCCCTGCTCGTCGCGCAGCCCGACCTCGGACAGACCATCCTGACCACGGCCGTCTGGGGCGGGATGTTCTTCATGGCCGGCATGCCCTGGATATGGATCATGCTGCTCGGCATCGGCGGCGCCGGCGGCCTGCTCAGCGCCTATTACGTCTTCCCGCACGTCGCGCTGCGAATAGACAAGTTCATGACCGGCGAGGGCGACACATTCCAGATCGACACGGCGCGCGAGGCGATCATCCGCGGCAGCTGGTTCGGCCAGGGACCGGGTGAGGGCATCGTCAAACGCATCATCCCGGATGCGCATACCGACTTCATCTTCTCGGTCGCGGCCGAGGAATTCGGCATCGTCTTCTGCATGGCGCTGGTGGCGCTGTTTACCGTGCTGGTGCTGCGCGGCCTCTCACATGCCTATCGTGAGCGCAACGACTTCAACCGCTTCGCCGTTGCCGGCCTGGTGCTGCAGATGGGCATCCAGTCGATCATCAATATCGGCGTCAACCTCGAGCTGCTGCCGGCAAAGGGCATGACGCTGCCGCTGATTTCCTACGGCGGCTCGTCGATGGTGGCGATCTGCGTCACCGCCGGCTTCATTCTGGCGCTGACGCGCCATCGACCGGAAAAACGTGCGCAGGACCGGAGCCTTTTCCGCGTCCCGCACGGCATGCCGGCGGAGTAA
- the murB gene encoding UDP-N-acetylmuramate dehydrogenase, whose amino-acid sequence MKQVNGEKLLASLGDGVKDIRGRITPDAPMDRVTWFRAGGLAELMFQPHDIDDLVAFLKILPEEVPLTVIGVGSNILVRDGGIPGVVLRLSAKGFGFVELAGENRILAGSICPDKHVAAMAMDNGIGGFHFFYGIPGSIGGAARMNAGANGVETRERLIEVNAVDRKGNKHVLSNAEMGYSYRHSTASSELIFTSVLFEGYPEERAQIRAEMDAVRNHRETVQPVREKTGGSTFKNPAGHSAWKLIDEAGCRGLVIGGAQMSSLHCNFMINMGQATGYDLEYLGEQVRREVFEKEGIKLEWEIKRLGVFMPGREVRPFHGVTSE is encoded by the coding sequence ATGAAACAGGTGAATGGGGAAAAGCTTCTCGCGTCTCTCGGAGACGGTGTAAAGGATATCCGCGGTCGCATCACGCCGGATGCCCCAATGGACCGCGTCACCTGGTTCAGGGCAGGCGGCCTCGCCGAGCTGATGTTCCAGCCGCATGATATCGACGATCTCGTCGCCTTCCTGAAAATCTTGCCGGAAGAGGTGCCGCTGACGGTGATCGGCGTCGGCTCCAACATCCTGGTGCGCGACGGCGGCATTCCCGGCGTCGTGCTGCGCCTGTCCGCCAAGGGCTTCGGCTTCGTCGAGCTTGCCGGCGAAAACCGCATTCTGGCCGGCAGCATCTGCCCCGATAAACATGTGGCGGCGATGGCGATGGATAACGGCATCGGCGGCTTTCATTTCTTCTACGGTATTCCGGGCAGCATCGGCGGCGCAGCGCGCATGAATGCCGGGGCCAATGGCGTGGAGACGCGCGAGCGGCTGATCGAGGTCAACGCGGTCGACCGCAAGGGCAACAAGCACGTGCTGTCCAATGCCGAGATGGGCTATTCCTATCGTCATTCGACCGCATCCAGCGAGCTGATCTTCACCTCCGTGCTGTTCGAAGGCTATCCGGAAGAGCGCGCCCAGATCCGCGCCGAGATGGACGCCGTGCGCAATCACCGCGAGACGGTGCAGCCGGTGCGCGAAAAGACCGGCGGCTCGACCTTCAAGAACCCTGCCGGCCATTCGGCCTGGAAGCTGATCGACGAGGCGGGCTGCCGCGGTCTCGTCATCGGCGGAGCGCAGATGTCGTCGCTTCACTGCAACTTCATGATCAATATGGGGCAGGCGACCGGTTACGATCTCGAATATCTCGGCGAACAGGTGCGCCGCGAGGTCTTCGAGAAAGAGGGCATCAAGCTCGAATGGGAAATCAAGCGGCTCGGCGTCTTCATGCCCGGCCGCGAAGTGCGCCCGTTCCACGGCGTCACCAGCGAATAG
- a CDS encoding D-alanine--D-alanine ligase, translated as MSRKHVAVLMGGFSSERPVSLSSGKACAEALEAEGFDVTRIDVARDVSEKLAALKPDVVFNALHGPFGEDGTIQGILEYLEIPYTHSGVLASALAMDKDKAKLVAAAAGIPVAESQVINRFAFPSTHPMKPPYVVKPVREGSSFGVVIVTEDQAHPPQIVSSSEWRYGEEVLVERYVYGRELTCGVMGETALGVTEVVPQGHNFYDYDSKYAAGGSKHVIPAKISPNIYQKIQRLALRAHQAIGCRGVSRSDFRYDDRFTEDGEIIWLEVNTQPGMTPTSLVPEMAGHAGYSFGEFLRWMVEDASCLR; from the coding sequence ATGAGTCGCAAGCATGTCGCTGTCCTGATGGGCGGATTTTCCTCGGAACGGCCTGTCAGCCTTTCCTCGGGAAAGGCTTGCGCAGAAGCCCTCGAAGCGGAAGGCTTCGACGTGACGCGCATCGATGTGGCGCGCGATGTTTCGGAAAAGCTTGCCGCCTTGAAGCCCGACGTGGTCTTCAATGCGCTGCACGGCCCCTTCGGCGAGGACGGCACCATTCAGGGCATCCTCGAATATCTCGAGATCCCTTATACGCATTCGGGCGTGCTTGCCTCGGCGCTGGCAATGGACAAGGACAAGGCGAAGCTTGTTGCTGCCGCTGCCGGCATTCCGGTCGCCGAATCGCAGGTCATCAACCGTTTCGCCTTTCCCTCGACGCATCCGATGAAGCCGCCCTATGTGGTGAAGCCGGTGCGGGAAGGGTCGAGCTTCGGCGTCGTCATCGTTACGGAAGATCAGGCGCATCCGCCGCAAATCGTCAGCTCGTCCGAGTGGCGCTACGGCGAGGAAGTGCTTGTCGAGCGCTATGTCTACGGCCGCGAACTCACCTGCGGCGTCATGGGCGAGACTGCGCTCGGCGTCACCGAGGTGGTGCCGCAGGGACACAATTTTTATGATTACGATTCCAAGTATGCAGCGGGCGGTTCAAAACACGTCATCCCGGCAAAAATTTCACCGAATATTTACCAAAAAATACAAAGATTGGCCCTAAGGGCGCATCAGGCAATCGGTTGTCGCGGCGTCAGTCGGTCCGACTTTCGTTACGACGATCGTTTCACCGAAGACGGCGAAATCATCTGGCTGGAAGTCAATACCCAGCCAGGCATGACTCCAACCTCGCTTGTGCCCGAAATGGCCGGTCATGCCGGTTATTCCTTTGGTGAGTTTCTCCGGTGGATGGTGGAGGACGCGTCTTGTTTGCGTTGA
- the mraY gene encoding phospho-N-acetylmuramoyl-pentapeptide-transferase has product MLIWLVELSEYFKFLNLFRYITFRTGAALFTSALIVFLFGPTIINSLRIRQGKGQPIRADGPQTHFKKAGTPTMGGLMILAGIVGASLLWADLSNVYVVATLLVTLGFGAIGFYDDYLKVTKQSHMGFSGKARLGIEFVIAGIAVYFMMRTALASGVAGSTFGSSIAFPFFKDFMINIGIMFVVFGGFVIVGAGNAVNLTDGLDGLAIVPVMIAAASFGVIAYLAGNVVFANYLQINFVPGTGELAVVLGAVIGAGLGFLWFNAPPAAIFMGDTGSLALGGTIGTVAVATKHEIVMAIIGGLFVMETLSVIIQVGFFKMTGRRVFLMAPIHHHFEKKGWTESQVVIRFWIIAVGLAMLGLSTLKLR; this is encoded by the coding sequence ATGCTGATCTGGCTTGTCGAACTGTCGGAATATTTCAAATTTCTGAACCTGTTCAGATATATTACCTTCCGTACAGGCGCTGCTCTCTTCACCTCAGCCCTGATCGTCTTCCTGTTCGGACCGACGATCATCAATTCGCTGCGTATCCGGCAGGGCAAGGGTCAGCCGATCCGCGCCGACGGGCCCCAGACCCATTTCAAGAAGGCCGGCACGCCGACCATGGGCGGGCTGATGATCCTTGCCGGCATCGTCGGCGCGTCGCTGCTCTGGGCCGATCTTTCCAACGTCTATGTCGTCGCCACGCTGCTGGTGACACTCGGCTTCGGGGCGATCGGCTTTTACGACGATTATCTCAAGGTCACCAAGCAGAGCCATATGGGCTTTTCCGGCAAGGCGCGTCTCGGCATCGAATTCGTCATCGCCGGCATCGCCGTCTATTTCATGATGCGCACCGCGCTTGCCTCGGGCGTTGCCGGTTCGACCTTCGGCTCGTCGATTGCCTTTCCTTTCTTCAAGGACTTCATGATCAATATCGGCATCATGTTCGTCGTCTTCGGCGGCTTCGTCATCGTCGGCGCCGGCAATGCCGTCAACCTGACCGACGGCCTTGACGGGCTTGCTATCGTGCCTGTCATGATCGCCGCCGCCTCCTTCGGCGTCATTGCCTATCTCGCCGGCAATGTGGTGTTTGCGAACTACCTGCAGATCAATTTCGTGCCCGGCACCGGCGAGCTCGCCGTCGTTCTCGGCGCCGTTATCGGCGCCGGCCTCGGCTTTCTCTGGTTCAACGCGCCGCCGGCCGCCATCTTCATGGGCGATACCGGCTCGCTCGCACTCGGCGGTACGATCGGCACTGTTGCCGTCGCCACCAAGCACGAGATCGTCATGGCGATCATCGGCGGCCTCTTCGTCATGGAGACGCTTTCCGTCATCATCCAGGTCGGCTTCTTCAAGATGACCGGCCGGCGCGTCTTCCTGATGGCGCCCATCCATCACCACTTCGAGAAGAAGGGCTGGACCGAAAGCCAGGTGGTGATCCGCTTCTGGATCATCGCCGTCGGCCTTGCCATGCTCGGCCTCTCGACGCTGAAGCTGCGGTGA